TCTAATTGTTGTGTCAATGATATCTAAGAAAGGGTGCTGGGTAAAGGTGTGCTAAAACCTTCTTTGCTTTCTGTCATGTCAGTTTCTTCATACATTTTCAAGCTAGTGATTTCAGTAGGCATATACTGTCAAAGTAGGAAGGAAAAACTGAGTTAATGGCCAGCAGTTGTGATTTTAGTTGCATTCTTTTGGCGAATCTCTCTTTTGATATTAGGACAGTAATGAGGATCTGGTGCCAACCATTGCTTTTACTTTTCGATGTCAAATATTCTATCTTCATTTTAAACCCGTATATCCTGAATGCATAAAGATCATGCCTAGTGGTAAATTACTTTGTATGGTAATTCTCAAAAGTTAGCACACTCTTTTTGTTTCAAATTACCCACGTCTTGtatttgttttactttatgcTAGTTCTCTATGGAGAAAAAGGAAGATGAGAAAGCAAATAAGATAACCTTTAGGAGCGTCCCAGAATTTAGAGGGCTATTTACTGACCAGTGTTTGGCACAAGCTACTGAGTATGGATTTTCTGGAACTTCTTTGAAGCAAACTTCGTGGGGAAATTTGTGCAAGTTCTTTTCTGAGAAGTATGACTGCACCATCACACAAAAAAAGTTGAGAAACCACTGGGATTACTTGCGAACCCAATATGTCACTTGGTCCCGTCTCTTAGCAAGAACCGGCCATGGGTATAACATGGAGACGAACACATTTGATTGGAGCGAAGAGCAATGGATTGAATTAGACAAGGTAAGAGACTATTTCAGTTTTGTTTGGACTTTATGATTGAATTAAATTTATGCTTGTAAGCCCTGGTCTGGCTTACTTCTATCGTTGTTTTTCTTTAAATGTCGCTCTGCCATCAGGTTAAGCCAGTTAAGGCAATGTGTTTTGGCTTTAGGGCCAGTTAGCCACTTCAACTAGACCAATTAGTTGTTAGTTCTCTTGCTTTAAGTCTAAATTAAAATTATACCTTGTcctgtgattttaggtttatgTGCTCCTTTAGTTCATCAATAACAAGGGTATATCCATATATGTGAAAAGGGCTAATGTTTAAGGGGCTTTGCTTGGTACTAATTTTATTTTGCGCATCGTCCGTGTTAAATGTTTCTATAACCTTAATGAACCGGTAATGTTCTGTTTGGTGCATCTAATTATAACTTTGATTGTATAAACAGCTGaacatatttattgatttttactttctAATTGATGCAGACGATCAAAAACGCTAGTCAATTCAAGAACAAGGGGCTGGAAGATGCAGAGAAGTTGCAGAATTTATTTGATGGGAAATTCTCCACTGGAGCTAATAGAAATACGCCTGGAAGAGTGGAACCGCCTTGTTCAGCTAGAACTTCTACAACTGCAGGGGTTTCAAATAATGGATCTGAATCTCGTACAAgtcatggaaaagaaaaaaatcatgagGATGACAACGAGGTTGATTCTAGTCTCAATGCAAAGGggagttgcaggaaaaggaagaaggaaatggaggaagaatCAAGTGATCTATTAACTGAGAAAGTTTGTTCTATTGTAACATCGATGGAGACTCATCTTCAACATAAGAAACTTGCTCTAGAAAAGGATAGCGCAGCCGAATTCATGAAAGCTTTGGATAATTTACTTGAGACTGATTGCATCACAATGGATGAGTATTTGAGCATAACTCTAAAAGCTTCAGAGATGCCTGGTTGGCAGAAATTTTTTGTCAGTTTGAAAAGCGATGAGCGTCGTGTTGCCTTTGTACACAAACTTTTAAAAGAACGTTGAGAAATCTTGAATACTCATCCACTGAGATGTTGAGAAATTAGGAAATAGTTAGAGATGTTAGGGTTGCAAAACATTCGTGTTTGTTACTTACGTACTCGAGTTTTATTTTATGTTGAATGTTGAATGAGTATTTATTGAAGTTAATAGATGAATCAGTATTATTTGTGCTTATTTGTGCTTAATGAGTGAATGTTGAATGAATGAATTCGTATTTTCTTATTGGTTACATTCAATTGCTTGCtggttattttcttatttatgcTTTTAACCTTTTTCTTTCATTTCATTGCAGATTGAAAGGCTACAAGGAAGAGGGTTTAGAGAAGGGGAGAACTTAAATACAGGCAAGTACTCATTTTCTTATATAGGTTTGTGAATGAATGCTTGTATTGTATTGAAATTGAGTTTGTTGGATTCCTTAAAAGTATATGTGCAATTGGGTATTGCGTATTGTTTGAGTACACCAATCTCTACTAAATATTGTATTGAAATTGAGTTTCATTCATCTACTTGAGTACACCAAGCTCTACTAAATAttatattgaaattgattttcttTCATCTACTTGGTCTTTTCAGGAAAATGAAAACGTTATTATCTCAACTAGTAGTTTTATGCTTGTTAGTGAAGAAACTTAAGAAGGCTAAACGGCGTGTACGCCCGAAGTACAAGAAGTCAATTTTAACGGGAAAGGCTTTCACCCAAGACCTTTTAGATGGAAATCTGAGGAATATGTACAACCTATTGAGAATGAGTAAGGTTCCTTTTACCCTATTATGCAATGAGTTCCGAGCCAAAGGACTTTTAAAGGATAGTAAATATATAGAAGTAGAGGAGAAGATGGCAATGTTCTTACATACAATTGGGCACAACTGTAGGAATCGTGTAATTTTGTATCACTTTCAACATTCGGGTGAAACGGTTAGTAAGTATTTTCATGAAGTGTTGGCTGCTATGAAGATTTGGTCTGCTGAAGTTTTAGTTCCTCCGTCTAATGTATTTGACAAGCCAGCTATAACTAAAAGGCATAAACGTCTCAGAGAAGGTGCTTTCAAAGGTGTTGTTGGTGCATTAGATGGCACTCTAATTAGTGCGAGCATTCCAGTCGAGAAGCAAACACCGTATAGAGGAAGGGGAAGAGGAGAATGTACCCAAAACGTGCTTGCGATATGTGATTGGGATATGTACTTTTTGTATGTAGTGGTTGGATGGGAAGGCACTGCTCATGACTCGAGCGTGTTGACCGAGGCAGTGCGTGATCCATATTTCAAGTTTCCTTTACCTCCACCAGGTAATATCTCTATTTTAAGTCCCATTTTTCTGCATTGGGTTTGTTTTCTTTACTCAATTTTATTTAGATTCTTGTGCACTGCGTTCTTATATATTTGAATTGTAGGAAAAATAAATTGTGCTTCCATTATAACTAGGAAATTGATCACAATATCGAACTCTACTTAGGAATTAGGATCATTCTTTTTGGGTTTGGCATAGATTGGATTGTTCGAATTCAGTAAACATTACATTGGCCATGCCATGAATAAGTTAATATGAGGGTGTGAAGTCCTGGTTCCCCTCTTTTGCCACATAATATTGCTCAATGTAGTTGACAGGGATTCTTGTTTTACACTTTGGTCATTCGCATTGTCATACCTTATTGATTTACGCTTCAGTTTCATTTTTCTCCTTACTTTGGACTAGCATATATGTTACCTCTTGATGCAGTTTCATCAGCATGACTTCATAATGTTTTTGTTGAAAATTTGCAGACAAATACTATCTATGTGATGTTGCGTACTCTCATACACAAGGGTTTATGTGTCCGTATCGCAACATAAGGTATTGGATAGGTGATTACCGAAGAGTACCTCCAACGGCAAAAGAGGAGAAGTTTAATCAAGCCCATGCTCGATTGAGGAATGTGATTGAGAGAGCATTCGGGGTATTGAAAGTAAGATTTCCCGTCTTAAGTAAAATGCCTTCTTACTCATCTGAGACTCAAAGAAATATCGTTATTGCTTGCATGTCAATACATAACTTTCTACGTCGTAATGCATTGGATGATTGGCTATTTAAAGAATATGAGAATGAGACATTGATATGAATGAGACACAGGTGGAAGTCGAAGTGGAAGCAGAAACGGAAGAAAATGCACCTCGTCTGTTTGGACGACAAGAGCAGatatatatgaacaacttacgtgatgagatagctagtctcctttagattttgttgcttcttttatgtttgtaggactttaatctttagattttattgtttTATGATGTTTAATTCCATCAAAAAGGGAAGTTGTTCAGACTGGAATGGAACAATTTGTGATGTTTCAGTAGTGATAAATGTTATGGTTTGAAATGTGCACAAGGGAATtttctgtccaaaaaaatccagtcagctgagtcaggtctgactcacaaaacaaacatattttctgactcagaccttagtgagtcagatccagatgagtcaggtgatttcactcagatccagacgactcggATCCAGATGACTCAGGTAAAGAAGGTATCATGAGTTTTTGAACTAATGAACTGGCATTGTGTGACAAAAAACAAAGTAAACCATGGATTGCAGCTACATGATTAAAGTGTTACTTGTTCTTAGTAATACATACATATACTTGAGGTAAAATCCATCCAGTGAAATAAGATCCAAAAGATAATTGGACACCTCCTCTAGTGCAGAAAACAAAAGATCAAATCATCTGTCACCTACAATATCTAGTACAACTTCGCCTTAAAGCTGTATCATTCAAACCATCCAACATGAAAAGTTACAGACATTTGAATTTGATTCGCGGGGAGGAAATGAAAATGGTAACTGAAAAAAATACGTACTCCATGTGAGGTGAGAATTACAGAAAACAGTTCCAATATGCAGGTACAAATTCAATTCACGCTGAGAATTACATAAGCGAGGTACCATATAGGTTTCACAGGGTCACTTGTTTGTCTAGAAAACATAATTGAGcaagagaaaggaaaaagaaagtcCAATGGTCCAGTGATTATAAGCCATGATAAGGGGAACACATATGTGGTCATATTGTGCACAAGATAGATTATGTATTCACCTTTAAACCATAGACTCACAAAAATCAAATCCTCAAATATGAGGTCCACAAAGTCGTTAATCATGAAGACAACCTCTAACTGGTTGTTCCCTTCATGTTAAGTACTAGTTAAAGAAACACCAGTACATAGATTGTCTATCGACTCTAAGCAAATGTAATAACTGACAAGACACATTAAAACACCCAACATGGTCTACATCTACCAGTGCATAAAGGGAAACAACTGACAGAATAGAAAGAGCTATACTAGAAACCAGTGCATCTTCAAAATTACCCTGAAGTGAAGAAGGGCTGCTTCCTGGTGGATTAGAAGGAATCATCCCAACATTTGTTAACATTGAGTTCTTCAATTCACCTTCGGGCCCAACAGACTCCATTTTCTTCTCCTTCAGCTCCATAGACAAACCATGACACTTACATTTACAATCTTCTAAATGTTTCTCCACTTCCACAAACTTAGTATTCAAAACTTCATACTCATCCTCAGGTCTTGTATTCTCACATCCCACATCCTTAGTCTTCCCAACACACTTGTCCCTTTGTTCACTTTCCAACTCTTCCATATAAGCAGTTCTCTCTTGTTCCCATTTCTTTTCCTCCTCCTCTAGACTGTTAACCCGCTCTTTCAACCGACTGCACGTTATCTCATAATCCTCGAGTACTTTCTGAGCATCCAATCTAACCAAATCTTGGTCTTTCAACTTTCCCATAATCACATCACACTCTATTTTCTTCTCTTCATACTCCACATTTAACTCACTGTACATATTTCTATACTTCTGGAGATTGTTATTTTCAGCAACTAAGGTTTCAAACCTTTTCTCAGTTTCAATAAACTCCATTCTTTTCTCTTTAAACCTTTCAAACTCCATTTTCTTCTCTTCAAACTCCAAGTACAAATCAATATATTTGGATGTACTATCCTCAAGCTCTTTCTCCAACTGAAATTTCTGATATTTCAGAGCAAAACAATGTTTTGCTGACTCTGTAAACATATTTTTCCATTGTATACTTTCTTCATTGGCTTTGTTCACCTCACTTTCCCAAACAGTAATAGTTCTATCCATCAGTAATTACTAAGATTTTAtaccaaaaaagaagaagaagtaattACTAAGATTATTACTAATTACATTAACTGAGTCACAATAATGGTGAAAGAAACTACCCTAATGATAACTTAGTAAAATCAAGTGAATAAAAGGAGAGATTAACACCAACCTTAAATACGATTTCCTGGATTAAGAATCATGCCTAAGAAAACATCCAGAAGTTTTTGTAAGAAAAGATTTCACTTCGCAAATGAGAGAGTGAAGGTAGTAGAGAGTCTCTGAGTATCAGAAGAGAAGTAGAGAACTACTGTACATGGTAGCTTACGTTTTTAcccttttgtttgtttgtttcgcCTTAAATGGTGTTAGGTAAAAAAGTGCAGTTTTTATTTGGCTGGCTCAGCGCCTCAGCGTGGTGTAGCTGTCTGCTAGTGACATAACCAGGCCTCTCCTTGAGTAACCATTGGACATATTAGTGTATATACCTAGAGACTGCTTTGGTTGGCAACGAACCATTAATTGGGGAGCCAACCTTAACCAAGGTATATACTTCACGCTATTTGTGCAAAGAATCACATGCACTTTACCCTCACAAATTCTTTCTGACCCACTCTACAAACACCCggatcatttattttttttatttttttttggtgcgagtgttttgaaatatgtatctAAATTCGATTTAGAGTCCTGTTTAAATAAGTCAAGATTACACACAATGGCACTAGCAATCAAGAAACCCCATATCTCTCTCTCGTGACACCACCATTTAGGAGGGTTCTTTTTTAACCTGAACTACACTAGAACAAAATCATCAAACAACCACCAAAACAACAAATGATATCATTTCACTGGGGGAAGAGATGTGAGCCCTGCTTTTAGGGATGCGGCACCTGTGCTCACAGTTGGTTCCTAAAGTGATGACAACTCTGAAGCAATACTGTGGGAAGCTTATAAAATAGCATATCCCTACAATAAAATATCGATCAAACTTGTGGTTCAAGGTCTATTCATCCATTGAATGAAAGCTAACTTGGAATGCAGCAAAAACATGCTAGAcacgatgagaaattgttcatCCATTTAGAGACTTTAGACCAGCAATTGCTGAATTTTGCAACAATACTAATGACAATCTTTGATAGCAACATTTATCCAAATGGTGTGGTAGGAGAAATCACATCACCACAATTTGATCGTAGATCCAAAAAGACCCTAGTTCAGATGGGTATAACTATGGAATTATCTTATTAATGgaagagatgaaaacaaactatGGAGTGATCCTTTGAGGGTCGCGAGGGAAAAGCGAGGTTTTACGGATGTTGTTTAAAGCACAGAAAAGCATAACCACTCGCTCCAATCCAACTCCAAATCCACCATGCGGGGGTGCTCCGTACCTATAATAAGCCAAGATTAGAGTGCTTCTACACACACATAGGTAGTTTATATAGAAAAAAACTAAAGGCGTCTAGAAATGCGAGATTCGttgaaaggaagaaaaaaaaatgcgaAAAAAAATCTCTGCAAAAGCAAGTTCTTCAACAATGCTACAAGTCTCGAGAAAATCTGACAGAAGTGGTCTTCACAAATATTCGACAACGAAAATATAATAGTAACGCAGGTAAACAAGTTGCTCAAAATCAACTTTACACGAACTAAGGTTTCAGTATGTTATGGAAAATTCtcattcttcttcgtttttcttgGGCCAGCTTATAACAAACTTCCTAATACATAATTTTAATGTTCAGGGCAATCTCCTTCTACAATACACTAAGAGTATATACCCCCATAATAAACCCAATAACTAACTCATCATCAATTCAGAAACTCAAGGATTGGTATAGAAAATCGACAATTGTAAGGATAAGAAACATACCGGAATGCATCAATATACGTTTCAATAGACTTCAGATCAATTCCCAGACCCTCTGCTCTAGTACTCAAGAGCTCAGGTACGTGCACACGTTGAGCTCCTGAAATGATCTCCTCACCTTcaggaagaaatggaaaaatcAAATTAAGAAGACTGATAATGAAGCAAGGGATACAAAATTCTTTATTCTACCAAGGGAAGCTACAAAGATCTCTGTTTAAGGAGCATTATCAATTCGGATATAGAAAACCAAGACGAGGATGAAGCTGTCAGACTTCCTTTCAGTATAAACAGTTGCAACATTATCGAGCAGATCTTACAGGACCGGAAACCATAAGTAGGGAAAGAACTCAAATTCGAAAATAAGTACATCTAATGCATAACAGCATGGGAGAAGCTAAAAAAATAAATGAAGCCGCATGCTGTAATACATAAGGGGTTTAAAACAGTGAAGCAGCAGAACAGAAATCAAATACTATTACCAATTGCTTTATGCAAGAAATATATTCAAGTTACCTCGAATAAAGACATCAAATGAATTGCTGTATGCAGGGTTGTCATAAGCTGGCATGGTGTAAAACGGTCTAACAGCCAATGGATACCGGTGAAGTATATAGAACTCAGTGTCATACCTGTcagatgcaaaatttcagttaGCCACAAAAGCATGACTTCAGAAGTATTTCAAATAAGAGCTACAAATATGTATATCTGAATATTCAGATCACCAGGcaaaacacaaaactaaataCTTACTTTTCAAGTACAAGCTTCCCTAACTTCCTCTCCACTTCTGTATTTAGGTCACCAAGAGGGTCAACTTCAACACCAGCTTCCTGCACAGAGGTTGTTAATGAATTTTCCAGCGTAACAAGGAAACAGAAACCAGCATTTCATGCTTGGCCATGGTATTAGTGTCGGTTTCATGATAATTTGATAAGATAAACGAAACTCATCAAGTCCAAACCAAATAACTGACGTCAGATTCACTTGAAttactttattatttttgttttactaTATCAGCAAACATATCCATGTAACATACTTCCCAAGGAAAAAACAGAAGTCCTTCCATAATTAGACAAACTCTTAGATTTTCATTGTTGTAAATTAACACTCACCCCCAAAAGCCAAATCCTACACTATTATCCTCACAACAGGCTAGTTTTGTGGGAATGAAAACTCAGAATTAGAATGTGATGTACTGTCTGAAACATCTTTTATATTGTACAGAGTGCATTCCTACCTATCTCATCATATTTCTTCATTGGTCCATCACTTCAATAATAACGAGAAAAAGTATAAAGAGTGTATTCATACCTTCAACATTTGAACCCCTTCTTCGAAAGTAAGTCTCAAAGTCTTCCTTAGATACTGTCATGACAAAAACACATGTAGATACTCAGAATTACAATACACAAGGTAAAAAATAACTAGAAAAACTGTAAAGGAGCGAAAACACATGATAAGACAGGATACAAGACTTGAGATGTCCGCATGCTACAGTATTGCCTTCACGTTTAGTATATATAACTTCAAGCACATATCTTCTTCAAAAGTATTTATACTGGGAGGGGCTAGGCTTACATTTTACAGGCTTATAGAATGAAAAGGATTAAAAACATGCATCACTGCCTGCATCAAAGCCAATGTTTTGGACTTTTAAAGCCCCAAAAGTATGTACCTCAAGAAAACACCAACATGTGCAAGCGTCAAGGCAGCAAAAAGTGAAGCGCAAAAAGGCGCACATCAAGGAGAAAAAAAAGTTAAGCACAAAAAAGAGCGCATCAAGGAGCGCCTCAAAACAGTTTTCAAACATTGACATTTGACACTATATGCAGAATTTTACATAAGCCCACTTATACTCTGGGTAGAAAAACTCGTTTAGCGGTCGCCAGGCGGAGTGGGGCCTAGCACCTGTAGGGACTAGTAAGGGAGTATGCGGGAAAATAAAGATATAAGTACATATGTGATATTAGCAAGAGATAGAGAGCTAATTAAAATAGCAGTTGTCATTAATGATGAAAAAACAGAAAAGAATGTAAGAGAAAACCAAATAGGAGGGTGGCTGCACGTTTTTTTTTCTCACTCTTTTGTAACTTTTCCTAATAAAAACTGAATATTTTCAACCGAATAATAACTGATCCCCCAAAAATCAGCGCCTAATTACCCAGACCCATTAGGCACAAAAGGCACAAAAAATTTGGCCAAAGACCAGCCGCCTAAACGGCACCTTTTAGCTACACAGCTTGTCCTGACATATAAAAAAGTTTTCAGTTCAAATTAGGCCTATATAAATTCTAGATGCTTATTCAAAGAATCTTTTACCTTTAGAGGTTCAAAGGGATACTGCTTCCCAATGGCCTCAAGTTCTTTCTTGCAGTTCTCATTCAAACTGTCGAACATTGCAACAAATAGGCGGTCTACGACGTCCATCACCTGCATTAACAAGATTACTAAATTAAATATATAAAGCAGGCGATAGTGGATTCTCAAAAGAGGTTCCCATACCTCAGAATAATGCTCCTTAATCTCCATTTCCGCATCAAGACCAGTAAATTCACACAAATGTCTGTGTGTGAAGGAGTCTTCTGCCCTGAAAACAGGGCCAATCTCAAAGACACGCCCAAGATCACCACAAATTGCCATCTGCTTGTGAAGTTGTGGTGACTGAGCTAGGCATGCAGGGCGGCCTTTATAGTCAAGTCTGAAGACAGATGCACCACCTTCACTTGAGCCTGCTATCAGTTTTGGTGTATGGATTCCAACAAATCCTTCGGATAACAAGAATTGCCTAAATATCTGCAGAAGTATGAATTTGTTCACAAACAATTAGACTTCGCTTAACAATAAGCGGAACAAAACACAGCACAAGCTAATTATACCATCTTGGGTATATGACCTTATTTGTGAAAGAGCAGACAGCAAATTAATGATCGCTAGGCAAGTGTGACGGGTTGGAGAGTGAGAATACACTAGCAGTATTTACCAAATCAGCTCCCCTTAACTCTTCCATATAAGGGACAACTGTATACACAACTCTATGGTCATTTTGCCACACAGTTGGAACTTCCTACACATCCACAAAAAGCAACAGTACTTCATTCTAGGGGCTTGGGCAGTGAGAGAAGGCATGCCAAAACGTCCCCAAGCCATGACTTTGAAGTTTAAAGGTGTGTGATCTATCCTGCAATGCTTGAGCTAATGTACGTGGATGCTTTCAAAGAAATCAATGCACTTTCAAATGAAGATACAATTTAGGGGTTCCATTTCTTCATACTTCATTCTTTATGTTTCAAAATGTAATATTGCCTTGTAGACTAATGAGAAACTAAATATTAGAACTAACAGGATAACATAAGGCCTTCTAGAACCGAGGTATTTAACAGTGCAATGTAATTCACACGGTGGATGTGTACTTACATTTTCAACTTGACACTGAATGCGAAAAATCCCTTGGTTAGCAGGTGTGcgcaaatctaaaaccctaaagtttAAACGGGTATCCTGGTTAACGCGAACAAGCTGTTCTCCACCCTGCAACAGTCAAAAGAGAAACAGCTTTAATAGGTTCATAATCAGAATTACATTCCATTGTAATAAACTCTGCAACCAATCACCACATCTTTGAACAAAAAAACAGGAAAGCAGAGAACCTATGTTTCTATCCTACTTGTTTCTTATCATAGGTTCTCCAAGAAAGGTATAAATGTGAAAGCATACCTGCAGAGCTTTCTCAATGTCGACTTCACTACGTGCAGCATCGTCAATATTGATTGGAAGCGTAGGTAAAGCTCTACTAATGccatagatttttctgacttgTAGTTCAACCTGCAGCAAAGAAGATCAGTTCTCCCAAATTCCTGCAAAATCAAACAGCAGTTATCAAATCTTACTAAGGTCAATGACAATACCTGCTGGGTTGCCCCCTTGATTGGAGCATCAGGAACTGATACAATCCCTTCGATGTCCACATGAGATTCTTTGCTCAAACTAGTTGCAAACTTCACCGTTTGTCGACTAACGAGATTATCCGCCACAGTAAGAACACACTGAAGAGTGAAGCCCTTCTCTCTCAAAACTAGGAATCCAATATTTTTACCAACAGGACGGGTTGTTTGAATTCGTCCACGGACTAGAACTGTTTTATCCTTCAAACTTTCATTTACCAATCCAACTTCAGTCCATTTTCGACCACTAACAGCTTTTGATTGCAAATCTGGAAGTGCAACTTCCCCATAATTTTCAGATAACGGATCAGCTTCAATTGAGGCAGCAGCTAGAGCAGCAGCAGCCGCTGCAGCTTCTTGTTGACGTTTAAGTTTCTCCTGTTTTATTGCTTCTTTCTTTGCAGCTTTTTTACTCAAAGTAGtcccaccttcttcttctgcaCGGTTAGAGGTGTTCTCCGGCTGCGACATTGTATAATTTGCGTTGCTAATTGAAGCACCTGAAAATTAATGTCGACTATTCATGAGATTTACAGCGATATTCCAAAACAGGCAAAAATTACTGTACAACAATGGGAGGTACAGAAGATTAAACCCATTAAAATCCACACAACCCAAAACCGAGTTTCTACAAAATTATTTAATCTATTTTCTACATAATCGTATGGATTGAAAACATAATCCACCACCCGACAATTGCAACAACTTAATCTTCGATATAATTCATCTATTTTTAACATAAAAGGTTAACTGAATCTGAAACACGAAGCTTCTTACTTGAATGAGTTTACACCACGAATCGACTAAACAGTCAAATCAAACTCAGAAAATTGAAATcgaaatcgaaatcaataataCACAAGAAGATTAAGGATAAAGAAGGGGAAACAAACCTTTGACCTAATAATGAAGTCGAAGAAAAAACCAAAGATCCTCTTAACCTTGTCTAGGGTTTTAGGGTGGAAGGGAGAGAGGTTTCTCGGCTAGGGTTAAAGTCTTCCTGTGAGCCCGTGAATGTGGAGATTTGAAAGATTATGTATTACGAAATTACCAAAGAGCGGATTGAGGCCATTATGGGCTTATGCCTGTTCGGATGCCAGAAGCAAAGGAGCCGAATGTTTTTGCTTCACGGTTTTTTTttaatcctattattggggctttgaAAGTCAATGGTTTGGGGTTTTTTacggtcatgaaatagtaaatgaGGTTATCCTTATCACATCATATTTCTAATGTCTATTATACCCTTATCTAAATTTCActattcataagaaaagaagaaaaaaaacacttaaatttataatcttctccttctccttgtcATTCTCATTtacaatcatgatgaagatgaagatgatgatcaggatttcatcatgatgaagatcataaaaatataaaaaactaaatctattatcttctccccatccttctcttctcattcataaattgtGAAATGATAATgagcataatttcatcatgatgaggatgatgatcatcaagaaaacccaaaactattttcttctccttctccttctcattcaaagatcatgataaagatgatgatcatc
This genomic stretch from Papaver somniferum cultivar HN1 chromosome 5, ASM357369v1, whole genome shotgun sequence harbors:
- the LOC113281662 gene encoding aspartate--tRNA ligase 2, cytoplasmic-like, producing MSQPENTSNRAEEEGGTTLSKKAAKKEAIKQEKLKRQQEAAAAAAALAAASIEADPLSENYGEVALPDLQSKAVSGRKWTEVGLVNESLKDKTVLVRGRIQTTRPVGKNIGFLVLREKGFTLQCVLTVADNLVSRQTVKFATSLSKESHVDIEGIVSVPDAPIKGATQQVELQVRKIYGISRALPTLPINIDDAARSEVDIEKALQGGEQLVRVNQDTRLNFRVLDLRTPANQGIFRIQCQVENIFRQFLLSEGFVGIHTPKLIAGSSEGGASVFRLDYKGRPACLAQSPQLHKQMAICGDLGRVFEIGPVFRAEDSFTHRHLCEFTGLDAEMEIKEHYSEVMDVVDRLFVAMFDSLNENCKKELEAIGKQYPFEPLKYLRKTLRLTFEEGVQMLKEAGVEVDPLGDLNTEVERKLGKLVLEKYDTEFYILHRYPLAVRPFYTMPAYDNPAYSNSFDVFIRGEEIISGAQRVHVPELLSTRAEGLGIDLKSIETYIDAFRYGAPPHGGFGVGLERVVMLFCALNNIRKTSLFPRDPQRITP